From the Euphorbia lathyris chromosome 6, ddEupLath1.1, whole genome shotgun sequence genome, one window contains:
- the LOC136233696 gene encoding xyloglucan endotransglucosylase protein 1-like, protein MQMKLIPGDSAGTVTTFYLSSDPGEFHDEVDFEFLDNASGSPYTLHTNIFVQGVGNREQEFRLWFDPSQDYHTYSITWNPQRIMPIRVFENQEKEGVPFANTKPMKVFSTLWDAEQWATRGGKIKTDWTKAPFTAYYRNFNIQSKDSPGSKEWLTEGLGPKDRAWLRWVQKFHTIYNYCTDARHKSRSHLHECGKRF, encoded by the exons ATGCAAATGAAACTCATTCCGGGTGACTCCGCTGGCACCGTCACCACTTTCTAT TTATCGTCTGATCCAGGGGAATTCCACGATGAAGTTGATTTTGAGTTCTTGGATAATGCAAGTGGAAGCCCCTATACCCTCCATACTAACATTTTCGTGCAAGGTGTTGGAAATAGGGAGCAAGAATTTCGGCTTTGGTTTGATCCATCTCAGGATTATCACACTTACTCTATTACATGGAACCCTCAACGCattat GCCAATAAGAGTGTTCGAGAATCAAGAAAAAGAAGGTGTCCCGTTCGCAAATACAAAGCCTATGAAAGTTTTTTCAACCTTATGGGATGCAGAGCAGTGGGCAACCAGAGGTGGGAAAATCAAAACTGACTGGACCAAGGCTCCTTTCACTGCTTATTACAGAAATTTCAATATCCAGTCTAAGGATTCTCCTGGATCAAAGGAATGGCTAACTGAAGGACTTGGTCCCAAGGATAGAGCATGGCTTCGATGGGTTCAAAAGTTTCATACCATTTACAACTATTGCACTGATGCTAGGCACAAGAGTCGTAGCCACCTTCATGAATGTGGGAAAAGATTCTAA